Proteins encoded together in one Qingshengfaniella alkalisoli window:
- a CDS encoding acyl-CoA dehydrogenase C-terminal domain-containing protein, whose translation MPTYTAPTKDMQFVLHDVLNIAQSDIPGYDELDREFTAAVLEEAGKLSTEVLAPLNNVGDEEGCTLENDVVRTPKGFKEAYDKMREGGWMGLDADPEYGGQGMPYLLQCATGEMFVSANMAFNMYQGLTHGAYSAIHAHGSDEQKATYLPNMIDGIWSGTMNLTEPQCGTDLGLIRTKAEPQDDGSFKITGSKIWISAGEHDMSENIIHLVLAKIPGGPDGIKGISLFIVPKFMVNEDGSLGDRNAVSCGGLESKMGIHGNATCVMNYDGATGFLIGEEHKGMRAMFTMMNEARLGVGLQGYAQGAVAYENALGFAKDRLQGRDVTGTKNPEGPADPIIVHPDVRRNLMHQKSFVEGARAFTFWGASLIDAAHRKDDKDAEALISLLTPVIKGFLTDKGFETTVLAQQTLGGSGFTREWGLEQFVRDARITMIYEGTNGIQSLDLVGRKLGQNGGKTVMAFFDLVKDFIKDNADNEVLAKDFLEPLKAASKDLQAAGMYFMQNGMKNPNNALSGSYDFMHLFGHVCLGLMWARMAKAAQERLDAGDSDVEFLQAKLATGRYYMARQLPATSMHLKRIESGAEPVMDLAVGQF comes from the coding sequence ATGCCGACCTATACGGCACCAACGAAAGACATGCAGTTCGTGCTGCACGATGTTCTCAATATCGCGCAGTCGGACATTCCCGGCTATGACGAGCTCGACCGCGAGTTCACTGCAGCCGTACTCGAAGAAGCCGGGAAACTGTCCACCGAAGTTCTTGCTCCCTTGAACAACGTGGGCGATGAAGAAGGCTGCACGTTGGAAAACGATGTGGTTCGCACACCAAAGGGTTTCAAAGAAGCCTATGACAAGATGCGCGAAGGCGGTTGGATGGGGCTCGATGCCGATCCGGAATATGGCGGCCAGGGCATGCCCTACCTGCTGCAATGCGCGACCGGTGAGATGTTCGTATCCGCCAATATGGCCTTCAACATGTATCAAGGCCTGACACATGGCGCCTATTCGGCGATACACGCGCACGGCTCGGACGAACAGAAGGCCACCTATTTGCCCAACATGATCGACGGGATCTGGTCCGGCACCATGAACCTGACCGAGCCGCAATGTGGCACGGATCTGGGTCTGATTCGCACCAAGGCAGAACCTCAGGACGATGGCAGTTTCAAGATCACCGGCTCCAAAATCTGGATCTCCGCCGGTGAGCACGACATGAGCGAGAACATAATCCATCTTGTTCTGGCCAAAATTCCCGGCGGCCCGGATGGTATCAAGGGCATTTCCCTGTTCATCGTTCCCAAATTCATGGTGAACGAAGACGGCTCGCTTGGTGATCGCAACGCCGTGTCCTGCGGCGGGCTGGAATCCAAGATGGGCATCCATGGCAACGCGACCTGCGTCATGAACTATGACGGCGCGACGGGTTTCCTAATCGGCGAAGAACACAAAGGCATGCGCGCGATGTTCACGATGATGAACGAAGCGCGTCTGGGCGTCGGTTTGCAAGGCTATGCGCAAGGTGCAGTTGCCTATGAAAACGCGCTGGGTTTTGCAAAGGACCGCCTTCAGGGGCGTGACGTCACCGGCACGAAGAACCCGGAAGGTCCGGCCGATCCCATCATCGTTCACCCGGATGTCCGCCGGAACCTGATGCATCAGAAGTCATTCGTCGAAGGCGCACGCGCATTCACCTTCTGGGGTGCCAGCCTGATCGACGCCGCCCACCGCAAGGACGACAAGGATGCCGAGGCGCTGATCTCGTTGCTGACCCCCGTCATCAAGGGCTTCCTGACCGACAAAGGGTTCGAAACGACGGTGTTGGCTCAGCAGACGCTTGGCGGCTCTGGCTTCACCAGGGAATGGGGTCTGGAACAGTTCGTCCGCGATGCGCGCATTACGATGATCTATGAAGGCACGAACGGGATTCAGTCGCTGGATCTGGTTGGCCGCAAGCTGGGACAGAATGGCGGCAAGACCGTGATGGCCTTCTTCGATCTGGTGAAGGACTTCATCAAGGACAATGCCGACAATGAAGTGCTGGCCAAGGACTTCCTGGAGCCGCTGAAAGCCGCATCGAAGGACCTTCAGGCGGCGGGCATGTATTTCATGCAGAACGGTATGAAAAACCCCAACAACGCGCTGTCGGGAAGCTATGACTTCATGCACCTGTTCGGGCATGTCTGCCTTGGTCTTATGTGGGCGCGCATGGCAAAGGCCGCACAGGAGCGTCTGGATGCAGGCGACAGCGACGTAGAGTTCCTGCAGGCCAAACTGGCGACGGGGCGCTACTACATGGCACGCCAATTGCCAGCCACGTCAATGCACCTCAAGCGCATCGAGAGCGGCGCTGAACCTGTGATGGATCTGGCTGTCGGCCAATTCTGA
- a CDS encoding PaaI family thioesterase — protein sequence MSFKQPEPVQVVKERRDAALHALVSRIPFTTFLGVQIERKGDELTSVLPFDEKLIGNPELPALHGGATAGFLEVTAIIQLCWSVMWEDMENSGCVPQTEQPGFQIRVPKTIDFTVDYLRSGLPRDAYARARVNRSGRRYASVHVEGWQDNQTRPFAQATGHFLMPPRDG from the coding sequence ATGAGCTTCAAACAGCCCGAACCCGTTCAGGTCGTCAAAGAGCGGCGCGATGCGGCACTGCACGCCCTCGTGTCCCGTATCCCCTTCACTACCTTTCTGGGTGTTCAGATTGAACGGAAGGGAGACGAACTGACATCCGTTTTGCCGTTCGACGAAAAGCTGATCGGCAATCCAGAACTGCCGGCGCTGCACGGGGGCGCGACTGCGGGCTTTCTTGAAGTCACGGCGATCATTCAACTGTGCTGGTCAGTGATGTGGGAAGATATGGAAAACTCCGGATGCGTCCCGCAAACGGAGCAGCCCGGATTTCAGATACGCGTCCCCAAGACCATCGACTTCACGGTGGATTACTTGCGCAGCGGCTTGCCGCGTGATGCCTATGCGCGCGCAAGGGTGAACCGGTCGGGACGGCGCTATGCGTCGGTGCATGTCGAGGGCTGGCAGGACAATCAGACGCGGCCATTTGCGCAGGCGACCGGGCATTTCCTGATGCCCCCGCGCGATGGTTGA
- a CDS encoding MerR family transcriptional regulator yields MTEKTMTIREMCDEFQVTARTLRFYEAKELLAPVRIGQKRLFTKADRGRLKLILRGKRFGFSLEEIRQLLDLYDADKTGATQLEAFNKLGAARLEGLKAEREDLGKAIDELNNLLKWTKDQHAELTGSKAA; encoded by the coding sequence ATGACTGAGAAAACCATGACCATCCGCGAGATGTGCGACGAATTTCAGGTAACGGCCCGGACGCTTCGTTTCTACGAAGCCAAAGAGCTCCTGGCGCCAGTTCGCATTGGTCAAAAACGCCTGTTTACGAAAGCTGACCGCGGTCGGCTGAAGCTGATTCTGCGCGGCAAGCGTTTTGGGTTCAGCCTGGAAGAAATCCGCCAGCTTCTGGATCTGTACGACGCCGACAAGACCGGAGCGACGCAACTTGAAGCTTTCAACAAGTTGGGCGCTGCGCGTCTCGAAGGCCTCAAGGCTGAACGCGAAGATTTGGGCAAAGCGATCGACGAGCTCAACAATCTGCTCAAATGGACGAAAGACCAACACGCAGAACTTACGGGTTCAAAAGCCGCATGA
- a CDS encoding MerR family transcriptional regulator produces MSDEQPILTFKEMCAKFDVTPRTLRHYEYIELLQPEKEGRSRYYTPREVARMTLILRGRRFGFSLEEIRQWLLIYEESGNRAQMEAWIELADRKLIELADERKHLEETIDALRDLRDATAESISN; encoded by the coding sequence ATGTCAGACGAGCAGCCCATACTGACCTTCAAGGAAATGTGCGCGAAATTCGATGTCACGCCTAGAACGCTGCGCCATTACGAGTATATCGAACTGTTGCAACCCGAGAAGGAAGGCCGCAGTCGATACTACACCCCCCGTGAGGTCGCGCGGATGACCTTGATTCTCCGGGGTCGCCGGTTTGGTTTCAGCCTTGAAGAAATCCGTCAGTGGCTGCTGATCTATGAAGAGAGCGGCAACCGCGCCCAAATGGAAGCGTGGATCGAACTGGCAGATAGAAAGCTGATCGAGCTTGCCGATGAACGCAAGCACCTTGAAGAAACGATCGACGCGCTGCGCGACCTGAGGGACGCAACCGCCGAATCGATCAGCAATTAA
- a CDS encoding cupin domain-containing protein — protein MILRKGSIAEKAFPSRYPEPYGAGSDGVHGVPLGATAGLTQFGVYVERLDPGMRGSLKHWHENEDEFLYVLEGVLTVTEADEHHVLHPGDACGWPADEGVGHTIRNDGDTPVRYLIVGSRLPDETCHYPGCDLLSVRREGKGQFTRLDGTPYPPRDDE, from the coding sequence ATGATCCTGCGCAAGGGCAGCATCGCGGAAAAGGCATTCCCGTCCCGCTACCCCGAACCTTACGGCGCGGGCAGCGACGGGGTGCATGGTGTGCCTTTGGGCGCCACGGCAGGGCTGACCCAGTTCGGCGTCTACGTCGAACGGCTCGACCCCGGCATGCGCGGCTCGCTCAAGCACTGGCACGAAAATGAGGATGAATTTCTTTACGTGCTGGAGGGCGTTCTGACCGTCACCGAAGCGGATGAACACCATGTGCTTCACCCGGGCGACGCCTGCGGGTGGCCCGCTGACGAAGGCGTCGGCCACACCATCCGCAACGATGGTGATACGCCCGTGCGCTACCTGATCGTGGGCAGCCGCCTGCCCGACGAGACCTGTCATTATCCGGGCTGCGATCTGCTGTCCGTGCGCCGCGAGGGCAAGGGCCAGTTCACCCGCCTCGACGGCACCCCCTATCCGCCGAGAGACGACGAATGA
- a CDS encoding SPOR domain-containing protein has protein sequence MTLKVFLNAAILATGMAQASFASCDPVEIQIGEQSVLAQRTDDACVTSDMTAAIARTPSGTVRAPVFSEPGVYIQVAAFGLPRNADKTIAKLAVKGFGVWRQEFRTRQATVGYYLHWSVCERGRRTRSSS, from the coding sequence ATGACGCTGAAAGTGTTCCTGAACGCAGCTATTCTTGCGACCGGCATGGCGCAGGCTTCGTTCGCATCGTGCGACCCGGTAGAAATCCAGATCGGTGAACAGTCGGTGTTGGCGCAGCGCACGGATGACGCCTGCGTGACCAGCGACATGACCGCCGCGATTGCACGAACGCCTTCGGGCACGGTGCGTGCGCCCGTTTTTTCAGAACCAGGGGTGTATATTCAGGTGGCTGCTTTTGGATTGCCGCGTAATGCCGACAAGACTATTGCCAAGCTAGCCGTCAAAGGATTCGGCGTGTGGCGTCAGGAATTCCGCACGCGGCAAGCAACAGTTGGATATTATCTACATTGGTCCGTTTGCGAACGAGGAAGACGCACGCGAAGCTCTTCGTAG
- a CDS encoding DMT family transporter, whose protein sequence is MSKAFTNARVNQPLSAAGLILTAMALMGLIDNYVVIIAETTGLWQFQVIRSAMALCMLMAVARWRGWRLRPRKWTPVIARTAIQSTALIIYFAALAIMPISQAVAGLFTAPLFVVLLSVVVYRHPLDLIRAVAVICGFVGVILVLRPETGGSDWFSILPILAGLFYALTAVATREWCSDENALTLLFGFFTGMGLYGVIGLGVLSTFPVIAPEGAAGFSFRMWGVMSGEAWLWTFAQAVGSLIAVGCITRAYQLGEASYVTVFEYALLVFAVFWGWALFGDRIDTLGALGIVVIILSGTVITLRGSPDQKE, encoded by the coding sequence ATGAGTAAGGCATTCACAAATGCGCGAGTCAACCAGCCGCTGTCCGCCGCGGGTCTGATCCTGACGGCCATGGCTCTAATGGGGCTGATCGACAACTACGTGGTGATCATCGCGGAAACTACGGGGCTTTGGCAGTTCCAGGTGATCCGGTCAGCTATGGCATTGTGCATGCTGATGGCAGTGGCGCGCTGGCGCGGGTGGCGTTTGAGGCCACGTAAATGGACGCCGGTGATTGCACGCACCGCTATTCAGTCAACCGCATTGATCATCTACTTTGCCGCGCTGGCGATTATGCCGATATCACAGGCCGTCGCAGGTTTGTTCACTGCGCCACTTTTTGTCGTGCTGCTCTCTGTTGTGGTCTATCGGCATCCACTGGACCTTATCCGAGCGGTCGCGGTGATTTGCGGCTTCGTCGGCGTCATCCTGGTGCTCCGCCCGGAAACTGGCGGTTCCGACTGGTTCAGCATCTTGCCGATACTTGCGGGGCTGTTCTATGCGCTCACGGCAGTGGCCACCAGGGAGTGGTGCTCAGACGAAAATGCGCTGACGCTGCTCTTCGGCTTCTTTACCGGGATGGGATTGTACGGAGTGATCGGATTGGGGGTATTGTCGACCTTCCCCGTGATCGCGCCCGAAGGCGCGGCAGGTTTCTCGTTTCGAATGTGGGGGGTGATGTCAGGTGAGGCGTGGCTGTGGACCTTCGCTCAAGCGGTCGGATCGCTCATTGCCGTGGGGTGCATCACACGGGCATACCAATTGGGCGAAGCGTCCTATGTTACCGTCTTTGAATACGCGCTGCTGGTTTTCGCGGTGTTTTGGGGCTGGGCACTGTTCGGGGACCGGATTGATACGTTAGGGGCGCTCGGGATCGTGGTTATCATTCTGTCGGGCACCGTGATCACCTTGCGCGGATCGCCCGATCAAAAGGAATAG
- a CDS encoding PaaI family thioesterase: MSRDKAELAKEFISALPYARALGLELVALHDGVAELVMPYAEHLIGDPQRGVISGGAVTAMMDTAGGVAVLAHPEAGDTTATLDLRIDYMRGAEPGQSIRARAECYHVTRSVAFVRASAWDDDANRPIASAAGAFTVGRKSQS; the protein is encoded by the coding sequence ATGTCGCGTGACAAAGCCGAATTGGCGAAAGAGTTCATTTCTGCATTGCCCTATGCGCGGGCCCTGGGGCTAGAATTGGTCGCCCTGCATGATGGTGTGGCCGAGTTGGTGATGCCCTATGCCGAGCATTTGATCGGTGACCCGCAACGCGGCGTGATTTCCGGCGGCGCGGTGACGGCAATGATGGACACGGCAGGCGGCGTGGCAGTCCTGGCGCATCCGGAGGCGGGCGACACCACGGCAACGCTGGATTTGCGGATCGACTACATGCGCGGGGCGGAGCCGGGACAATCGATCAGGGCGCGTGCGGAGTGCTATCATGTGACACGTTCCGTTGCGTTCGTGCGGGCAAGTGCTTGGGATGACGACGCGAACCGGCCCATCGCCAGTGCAGCAGGTGCTTTTACCGTTGGACGAAAGAGCCAGTCATGA
- a CDS encoding 3-hydroxyacyl-CoA dehydrogenase NAD-binding domain-containing protein — MTDFTYELDADGVAVIAWDVKNKSMNVMSREGFVELDGMVDKALADEAVKGVVITSAKDSFAGGMDLNIIARMKEDAGDDPARGLFDGIMQIHAILRKIERAGMDPKTNKGGKPIAAALPGTALGIGLEIPLSCHRIFAADNPKAKIGLPEIKVGIFPGAGGTTRISRKLGAMAAAPILLEGKLLDPKKAKSSGIVDEVVPADELLASAKAWVLSAKDADIVKPWDQKGYKFPGGAPYHPTGFMTFVGASAMVNGNTKGVYPAAKALLSAVYEGALVPFDTALKIEARWFTNVLMNPSSSNMIRSLFINKEALEKGANRPDVPDQKVRKLGILGAGMMGAGIAYVAANAGIEVALIDAKQDAADKGKAHAESILDKGISRKKVTPEKKDEVLSRILPTTDYDALKGCDLIVEAVFEDPKVKAEVTAKAEAILGDDAIFATNTSTLPITDLAKASKRPEQFIGIHFFSPVDKMLLVEIIKGKQTGDVAVAKALDFVRQIRKTPIVVNDARFFYANRCIIPYINEGLRMVREGVTPALIENAAKMVGMPLGPLQLTDETSIDLGAKIARATRAAMGDAYPDGEVDEVIFWMEEQGRLGRKANAGFYAYDEKGKRQGLWDGLIDQFPVADEQPDLQEVQQRLLFAQALEAVRALEDGVLMDIREGDVASILGWGFAPWSGGVLSWLDMVGAAWAVERCDTLTEAYGKRFEAPALLRELAENGEGFYDRLDGQRADAA, encoded by the coding sequence ATGACCGACTTTACCTATGAGTTGGACGCCGATGGCGTTGCAGTCATCGCCTGGGACGTCAAGAACAAGTCCATGAACGTGATGTCCCGCGAAGGGTTTGTCGAGCTTGACGGGATGGTCGATAAGGCGCTGGCCGATGAGGCGGTGAAGGGTGTGGTCATCACATCCGCGAAGGACAGCTTCGCCGGCGGTATGGACCTGAACATCATCGCACGCATGAAGGAAGACGCGGGCGACGACCCCGCGCGTGGACTGTTCGACGGAATCATGCAGATCCACGCGATCCTTCGCAAAATCGAACGCGCCGGCATGGACCCCAAGACCAACAAGGGCGGTAAACCGATCGCGGCCGCCCTGCCCGGCACGGCGCTTGGTATCGGTCTGGAAATTCCGCTGTCGTGCCACCGCATCTTTGCCGCCGACAACCCCAAGGCCAAGATCGGTTTACCAGAGATCAAGGTCGGGATCTTCCCCGGCGCGGGCGGCACGACGCGCATCAGCCGCAAGCTGGGCGCAATGGCTGCCGCGCCTATTCTTCTGGAGGGCAAGCTGCTCGACCCGAAGAAGGCAAAGTCGAGCGGGATCGTGGATGAAGTCGTCCCTGCCGACGAACTGCTTGCCAGCGCGAAGGCATGGGTCCTGTCCGCCAAAGATGCGGATATCGTGAAGCCATGGGACCAGAAGGGTTACAAGTTTCCCGGCGGCGCGCCCTATCACCCGACCGGGTTCATGACCTTCGTGGGTGCTTCGGCCATGGTCAACGGCAACACGAAAGGCGTCTACCCGGCAGCCAAGGCGCTTCTGTCAGCGGTTTATGAAGGTGCGCTGGTGCCATTCGACACGGCGCTGAAGATCGAGGCCCGCTGGTTCACCAATGTGCTGATGAACCCGTCGTCGTCGAATATGATCCGGTCGCTGTTCATCAACAAGGAAGCGCTGGAAAAAGGCGCGAACCGTCCCGATGTGCCTGATCAGAAAGTCCGGAAACTGGGCATCCTGGGCGCGGGCATGATGGGCGCGGGCATCGCTTATGTCGCCGCCAATGCGGGGATCGAGGTCGCGCTGATCGACGCCAAGCAGGACGCCGCAGACAAGGGCAAGGCCCATGCCGAGAGCATCCTGGACAAGGGTATCAGCCGCAAGAAGGTCACACCCGAGAAGAAAGACGAAGTACTGTCCCGCATCCTGCCGACGACCGATTACGACGCGCTCAAGGGCTGCGATCTGATCGTCGAGGCCGTTTTCGAAGACCCGAAGGTCAAGGCCGAGGTCACGGCGAAGGCCGAGGCGATTCTGGGCGACGACGCGATCTTTGCGACCAATACCTCGACGTTGCCGATTACCGATCTGGCGAAAGCCAGCAAGCGCCCCGAGCAATTCATCGGTATCCATTTCTTCAGCCCAGTCGACAAGATGCTTCTCGTCGAGATCATCAAGGGCAAGCAAACGGGTGATGTGGCCGTGGCCAAGGCGCTCGACTTCGTTCGCCAGATCCGCAAGACGCCGATCGTTGTTAACGATGCGCGCTTCTTCTATGCCAACCGCTGCATCATCCCCTACATAAATGAAGGGTTGCGGATGGTGCGCGAGGGCGTGACGCCTGCCCTGATCGAGAACGCCGCCAAGATGGTTGGCATGCCGCTTGGCCCTCTGCAGTTGACGGATGAGACCTCGATCGATCTGGGCGCAAAGATCGCCCGCGCCACCCGCGCGGCGATGGGGGATGCCTACCCCGATGGTGAGGTGGACGAAGTCATCTTCTGGATGGAGGAACAGGGTCGTTTGGGCCGCAAGGCGAATGCCGGCTTCTACGCGTATGACGAAAAAGGCAAGCGTCAGGGTCTGTGGGACGGCCTGATCGATCAGTTTCCAGTCGCGGACGAACAACCTGATCTGCAGGAAGTCCAGCAACGCCTTCTGTTCGCGCAGGCGCTCGAAGCCGTGCGTGCGCTGGAAGACGGCGTGCTGATGGACATCCGCGAAGGCGACGTGGCAAGCATCCTTGGCTGGGGCTTCGCGCCGTGGTCGGGTGGTGTGCTCAGCTGGCTCGACATGGTCGGTGCGGCTTGGGCGGTGGAACGCTGCGACACGCTAACCGAAGCCTACGGAAAGCGGTTCGAAGCCCCTGCCCTGCTGCGTGAGCTGGCAGAGAATGGCGAAGGCTTTTACGATCGCCTTGATGGTCAGCGTGCCGACGCTGCCTGA
- a CDS encoding glutathione S-transferase family protein gives MAIKLYCFGESGNAYKAALTMQLASVDWEPVYVDFFNGEARTPEFRAINEMGEVPVLIDGDETLSQSGAIQFHIADKTGKLGGDTPAERKEVLRWVLWDNHKMSSQAGALRFLMNFLPEGKRPQPVIDWMQGRLGTALAVLNGHLDGRDWIVGNGPTIADLSCCGYLYYPEPFSFDRKDWPHIDRWLDRIADQPGWKHPYDLMPGSPADRA, from the coding sequence ATGGCGATCAAGCTCTACTGCTTTGGCGAATCCGGCAACGCCTATAAGGCGGCGCTGACAATGCAACTGGCGAGTGTCGACTGGGAACCGGTCTATGTCGATTTCTTCAACGGCGAGGCCCGCACACCCGAATTCCGCGCAATCAATGAAATGGGCGAAGTCCCTGTATTGATCGATGGTGACGAGACGCTCAGCCAATCCGGTGCAATACAGTTCCACATCGCCGATAAAACCGGAAAGCTGGGCGGCGACACCCCCGCAGAACGCAAGGAAGTGCTGCGCTGGGTTTTATGGGACAATCACAAGATGTCGTCTCAGGCTGGCGCTCTACGGTTCCTGATGAACTTTCTGCCGGAAGGAAAGCGCCCTCAACCCGTCATAGACTGGATGCAAGGGCGCCTTGGAACCGCCCTCGCCGTTCTCAACGGCCATCTCGACGGGCGCGACTGGATCGTAGGCAACGGCCCGACCATCGCCGACCTGTCCTGCTGCGGGTATCTCTATTACCCCGAACCATTCAGCTTCGACCGCAAGGACTGGCCCCATATCGACCGCTGGCTTGATCGCATCGCGGACCAACCCGGTTGGAAACACCCCTACGATTTGATGCCCGGCTCGCCAGCCGACCGAGCGTAA
- a CDS encoding acetyl-CoA C-acetyltransferase, with the protein MTDAYIYDAVRSPRGKGRKDGSLHEVTSVRLSAQVLNAIKERNNLDTTAIEDVIWGNVTQVGEQGGCLARTAVLASDFDESVPGLAINRFCASGMEAVNLAANQVKGGAGRAYVAGGVEMMGRVPMGSDGAAIAVDPTLAMDTYFVPQGISADIIATEYGFSRDDADALAVESQKRAKSAWDDNRFAKSIIEIKDQNGLTILDHDEYMRPGTDMQALGALKASFKDMGETMPGFDSIALMKYPHLERINHIHHAGNSSGIVDGSAAVLIGNKEFGEEYGLTPRARIRATAKIGTDPTIMLTGPVPATQKILRESGMAISDIDLFEVNEAFASVVLRFQQAFDADPAKVNVNGGSIAMGHPLGATGAIIIGTLLDELERSDKEVGLATLCIASGMGAATIIERV; encoded by the coding sequence ATGACCGACGCATATATCTATGACGCAGTGCGCAGCCCGCGCGGCAAGGGCCGCAAGGACGGGAGCCTGCATGAAGTCACTTCGGTGCGGCTGTCCGCTCAGGTTCTGAACGCGATCAAGGAGCGTAACAATCTCGACACCACGGCAATCGAAGACGTGATCTGGGGCAATGTCACGCAGGTGGGCGAACAGGGTGGCTGTCTTGCGCGGACCGCCGTGCTGGCATCTGATTTCGACGAATCCGTGCCGGGTCTGGCGATCAACCGTTTCTGCGCCTCGGGTATGGAAGCGGTGAACCTCGCGGCCAACCAGGTTAAAGGTGGCGCAGGACGCGCCTATGTCGCTGGCGGCGTGGAAATGATGGGACGCGTGCCGATGGGATCTGACGGGGCAGCAATTGCTGTCGACCCGACGCTGGCAATGGACACCTATTTCGTCCCGCAAGGCATCTCTGCCGACATCATCGCGACGGAGTACGGATTTTCCCGCGACGATGCCGACGCGCTGGCGGTTGAATCGCAAAAGCGCGCCAAGTCCGCTTGGGACGACAACCGCTTTGCCAAGTCTATCATCGAGATCAAGGACCAGAACGGCCTGACCATCCTTGACCACGACGAATACATGCGCCCCGGCACCGACATGCAGGCTCTGGGTGCGCTGAAGGCGTCGTTCAAGGACATGGGTGAAACCATGCCCGGGTTTGATAGCATCGCGCTGATGAAATACCCGCATCTGGAACGGATCAACCACATCCACCACGCGGGCAACAGCTCGGGCATCGTGGACGGGTCCGCCGCTGTGCTGATCGGCAACAAGGAGTTCGGCGAGGAATACGGACTGACGCCACGCGCGCGCATCCGTGCAACGGCAAAGATCGGCACCGACCCGACCATAATGCTGACCGGTCCCGTGCCCGCCACCCAGAAGATCCTGCGCGAAAGCGGCATGGCGATTTCCGACATCGACCTGTTCGAGGTAAACGAAGCCTTTGCATCCGTTGTCCTGCGGTTCCAACAGGCCTTCGATGCGGATCCCGCCAAGGTCAACGTCAACGGCGGCTCCATCGCGATGGGCCACCCGCTGGGCGCGACCGGCGCGATCATCATCGGCACGCTGCTGGATGAGCTGGAACGCTCTGACAAGGAAGTCGGTCTGGCCACGCTGTGCATTGCTTCCGGCATGGGTGCCGCCACGATCATCGAGCGGGTCTGA